A stretch of the Streptococcus suis genome encodes the following:
- a CDS encoding DNA alkylation repair protein, whose translation MTEIKTILSQLEEASHAGTLKRYDKIGETKPYYGVPMGALSKIAKTYINQSDLFVPLWQTGILEAQYLAIQIVKNKPDQLVASDLKSSISKQVSHNVLDKLASLILSKRRDSKDWEEYLLTQDQAIFQRLGWFLRAKYFARKTTTDQEIEQTLTYINEHLKTTDPLIQWTMNQCLVEIAVTYPDYLEKGRAIGQKLGVYSEMKVAKGCTSAYAPDWIEALLPKK comes from the coding sequence ATGACTGAAATAAAGACAATTCTGAGCCAACTCGAGGAAGCCAGCCATGCTGGGACTCTCAAACGTTATGATAAAATTGGTGAGACAAAGCCATATTATGGTGTACCAATGGGAGCCCTCTCAAAAATCGCAAAGACTTACATAAATCAATCCGATCTCTTTGTACCGCTTTGGCAAACCGGCATTCTTGAAGCTCAATACCTAGCCATTCAAATTGTCAAAAACAAGCCAGACCAACTTGTAGCTTCTGACCTAAAAAGTAGTATTAGTAAACAAGTCTCCCACAATGTTCTTGATAAACTTGCCTCCCTTATTCTTAGTAAACGAAGGGATAGCAAAGACTGGGAAGAATACTTACTCACCCAAGACCAAGCTATTTTTCAACGACTTGGCTGGTTCCTTCGGGCCAAATATTTTGCTAGAAAAACAACTACAGACCAAGAAATTGAACAAACACTTACTTATATCAATGAGCATTTAAAAACTACGGATCCACTTATCCAGTGGACCATGAACCAGTGCTTGGTAGAAATCGCAGTTACATATCCTGACTATCTAGAAAAAGGGCGGGCAATCGGACAGAAATTAGGAGTATATTCTGAAATGAAAGTTGCCAAAGGTTGTACTTCAGCCTATGCACCTGACTGGATTGAGGCTTTACTGCCGAAAAAATGA
- a CDS encoding TIGR03943 family protein, protein MIRFLILAGYFEMTMYLYVSGKLDQYINLHYSYLAFLSMVLSFILAIVQLYIWVKEIETHSHLSKKSAKFASVALLLIPLLVAWLFPTVSLDSTTVAAKGYHFPLGAENDATTQTQEGTTVQYLKPDSSIYFTKSAYQSQMREIANHYLAEDQIIVTSENYMEVMEAIYDYPTEFSGKTVEMVGFVYNDPDNAHQQFIFRFGIIHCIADSGVYGLLSTGSDTPFSNNTWVKAKGIIRVSYHTSLKQNLPTLELQSIVQIEQPDSPYVYRVF, encoded by the coding sequence ATGATTCGATTTTTAATTCTTGCAGGCTATTTTGAGATGACCATGTATCTTTATGTCTCTGGAAAATTAGACCAATATATCAACTTACACTATAGTTACTTAGCATTTCTATCCATGGTCTTGTCCTTTATATTAGCTATTGTACAATTGTATATTTGGGTCAAAGAGATAGAGACACACAGCCATTTGTCAAAGAAATCAGCCAAGTTTGCCAGTGTAGCCCTCTTATTAATACCACTTTTAGTTGCCTGGCTCTTCCCGACCGTCAGCTTGGATTCAACCACTGTCGCAGCAAAAGGCTACCATTTCCCGTTAGGTGCGGAAAATGATGCGACGACTCAGACGCAAGAAGGAACGACGGTTCAGTATCTCAAACCAGACAGTTCTATTTATTTTACAAAATCTGCCTATCAGAGTCAGATGCGTGAAATTGCCAATCACTACCTCGCTGAAGATCAGATTATTGTCACTAGTGAAAATTACATGGAGGTGATGGAGGCAATCTATGACTATCCTACGGAATTTTCAGGAAAAACTGTTGAGATGGTAGGTTTTGTCTATAATGATCCTGACAATGCTCATCAACAATTCATCTTCCGCTTCGGAATTATACACTGCATTGCAGACTCAGGGGTATATGGCCTGCTCTCTACTGGGTCCGATACTCCATTTTCAAATAACACCTGGGTTAAAGCCAAAGGCATAATCAGGGTTTCTTACCATACCTCATTGAAACAAAATCTTCCAACATTAGAATTGCAATCTATTGTCCAGATTGAACAACCGGACTCTCCATATGTTTACCGTGTTTTCTAA
- a CDS encoding HAD family phosphatase → MAIKMIALDLDGTLLTSDKRISEANNQALLAARQQGAYVVLTTGRPLQAIGTFLEELDLLGENQYSITFNGGLVQENTGRILDKTGFSIDDVRAIRQVTNQLDLPLDVLYGGDVYSLPAVNGSLYLTANPLLNKIDVTDEEMPEDFVYNKAVTAVAADFLDGQIPKIPRELYDRFEIFKSRDMLLEWSPKGVHKANGLAKLIGHLGIDQSEVMACGDEGNDLSMIEWAGLGVAMANATDEIKSAANLVLPKTNDEDGIAWAIQQYVLNED, encoded by the coding sequence ATGGCAATTAAAATGATTGCACTAGATTTGGATGGAACTCTTCTGACGTCGGATAAACGAATTTCAGAAGCCAATAATCAGGCCTTGTTAGCAGCTCGGCAACAAGGTGCTTATGTTGTCTTAACAACAGGACGGCCTTTACAAGCTATTGGTACTTTTTTGGAAGAATTAGACCTCTTAGGTGAAAATCAATATTCCATCACCTTTAATGGTGGATTGGTACAAGAAAATACAGGGCGCATTTTAGATAAAACTGGCTTCAGCATTGATGATGTTCGTGCAATTCGACAAGTAACCAATCAATTGGACCTACCTCTGGATGTCTTGTATGGAGGAGATGTTTACTCATTACCAGCGGTCAATGGATCTCTGTATCTAACAGCCAATCCATTGCTGAATAAAATTGATGTGACAGATGAGGAGATGCCAGAAGATTTTGTCTATAATAAGGCGGTTACAGCTGTAGCAGCTGATTTTCTGGATGGACAAATTCCAAAAATTCCTAGAGAGTTGTACGATCGTTTTGAAATTTTCAAATCGCGTGACATGCTGCTAGAATGGAGTCCAAAAGGAGTCCATAAGGCAAATGGATTAGCAAAATTGATTGGACATTTGGGAATTGATCAATCGGAAGTGATGGCCTGTGGTGATGAAGGTAACGATCTTTCGATGATCGAATGGGCTGGTTTAGGCGTTGCAATGGCTAATGCAACAGACGAAATTAAGTCTGCTGCAAACCTTGTTTTACCAAAAACAAACGATGAAGATGGCATTGCCTGGGCTATCCAACAGTATGTATTAAATGAGGACTAA
- a CDS encoding glucose-6-phosphate dehydrogenase — MSSHVLFTIFGASGDLAKRKLYPSLFRLYKAGHIRENFAVIGTARRPWTKEFFEQTVIESLGDLPDTPRQAHEFASHFYYQSHDVNDTGHYVALRKLQDDLCEKYDTQHNKVFFLSMAPEFFGTIAKHLKSEQIVDGQGFERLIIEKPFGTSLATAEKLNDELAAAFNEDQIYRIDHYLGKEMVQNIFAVRFANIIFEHVWNRDYIDNVQITFAESIGVEDRGGYYDHSGALKDMVQNHALQVLSLLAMDKPASFKEKDVRAEKIKVFQHLRHQTDEELKQNFIRGQYAAGSIDGKDYVSYLDEPNIAGGSQTETFASGVFFVDTDRFRDVPFFFRTGKRLTEKGTRVTITFKHAENIFGQPSEANVLTIYIQPTEGFMLSINGKEVGSHFALTPAKLNFRHNATALGNSPEAYEKLFFDVLNGDSTNFSHWEEVKASWSLIDRVIDIWSSNQVPLHTYSAGTMGPQAAFDLLDHYGCKWVWTPDVWYRERGLL; from the coding sequence ATGTCATCACATGTATTGTTTACTATTTTTGGTGCTAGTGGCGACCTTGCCAAACGCAAACTCTATCCTTCATTATTCCGTCTCTACAAGGCTGGACATATCAGGGAAAACTTTGCCGTTATTGGTACAGCTCGAAGACCTTGGACCAAAGAATTTTTTGAACAAACTGTTATTGAATCACTTGGAGACTTACCAGATACTCCACGCCAAGCCCATGAATTTGCCAGCCATTTCTACTATCAAAGCCATGATGTTAATGATACAGGGCATTATGTAGCATTACGTAAATTGCAGGACGACTTGTGTGAAAAATACGATACACAGCACAACAAGGTCTTCTTCCTTTCTATGGCGCCTGAATTTTTCGGTACAATTGCCAAACATCTCAAATCTGAGCAGATTGTTGACGGACAAGGTTTTGAACGTTTGATTATTGAAAAACCATTTGGAACAAGTCTTGCAACTGCTGAGAAGCTCAATGATGAGTTGGCTGCTGCATTTAATGAAGACCAAATCTATCGTATCGACCATTACTTAGGTAAAGAAATGGTGCAAAATATCTTTGCAGTTCGGTTTGCCAATATTATTTTTGAACATGTCTGGAACCGTGATTATATCGATAATGTCCAAATTACTTTTGCTGAATCAATTGGGGTTGAGGACCGTGGTGGCTACTATGATCATTCTGGTGCACTAAAAGATATGGTACAAAATCACGCACTTCAAGTTCTGTCACTTTTGGCAATGGATAAACCAGCTAGTTTCAAAGAAAAAGATGTTCGAGCTGAGAAAATTAAGGTTTTCCAACACCTTCGCCATCAAACTGATGAAGAATTGAAACAAAACTTTATTCGTGGCCAATATGCTGCTGGTTCAATTGATGGGAAAGATTATGTCAGCTACCTAGATGAACCTAATATTGCCGGTGGTTCACAGACTGAAACATTTGCTAGCGGTGTCTTCTTTGTCGATACAGACCGTTTCCGCGATGTCCCATTCTTCTTCCGTACAGGTAAACGACTAACCGAGAAAGGGACTCGTGTTACAATTACCTTTAAACATGCTGAAAATATTTTTGGTCAGCCTTCTGAAGCAAATGTATTGACAATCTATATTCAGCCTACTGAAGGCTTTATGTTATCCATAAATGGAAAAGAAGTTGGTTCGCACTTTGCTCTTACTCCTGCCAAACTCAACTTCCGTCACAATGCCACTGCTCTTGGCAATTCACCTGAAGCCTATGAAAAACTCTTTTTCGATGTCTTAAATGGCGATTCCACTAATTTTAGCCATTGGGAAGAAGTAAAAGCAAGTTGGAGTTTGATTGACCGGGTCATCGATATTTGGTCAAGTAATCAGGTTCCATTGCATACCTATTCTGCTGGGACAATGGGGCCACAGGCCGCATTCGATTTACTAGATCATTACGGATGCAAGTGGGTATGGACGCCGGATGTTTGGTATCGTGAGCGTGGCCTCCTATAA
- the ftsY gene encoding signal recognition particle-docking protein FtsY → MGLFDRLFGQESQEEKQVEVGEEVETHQTAENEQVAVVATNSDDSSAEDGEAVPLTAEQEAQKQRTLDMMAQYYAAKEAAAARVKEAQEKGFDPAIQTKPKEEPVQEIVQEVQESEQDKYQRTLKKTRTGFGARLNEFFANFRSVDEQFFEELEELLILSDVGVQVASTLTEELRYEAKLQNAKKTEELRRVIIEKLVDIYEKDGQFSEQINFQDDLTVMLFVGVNGVGKTTSIGKLAYKYKKAGKKVMLVAADTFRAGAVAQLVEWGRRVDVPVVTGPEKSDPASVVFDGVQRAIAEGVDILMIDTAGRLQNKDNLMAELEKIGRIIKRTLPDAPHETLLAMDASTGQNALSQAKEFAKITPLTGLVLTKLDGTAKGGVVLAIRQELDIPVKLIGFGEKIDDIGEFKSEEFMRGLLEGLI, encoded by the coding sequence ATGGGATTATTTGATCGATTATTTGGACAAGAATCGCAGGAAGAAAAACAAGTTGAAGTTGGTGAAGAAGTTGAAACGCACCAGACAGCTGAAAATGAACAAGTGGCTGTGGTTGCGACCAATTCTGATGATAGTTCAGCAGAAGATGGAGAAGCTGTACCCTTGACTGCTGAACAAGAAGCGCAAAAACAACGGACACTTGATATGATGGCTCAGTATTATGCGGCCAAAGAAGCAGCGGCTGCCCGCGTGAAAGAGGCGCAAGAAAAAGGTTTTGATCCTGCTATTCAGACAAAACCAAAAGAAGAGCCTGTTCAAGAAATTGTACAAGAAGTACAAGAAAGTGAGCAAGACAAGTACCAGCGGACTTTGAAGAAAACAAGAACTGGATTTGGTGCAAGGCTCAATGAATTCTTTGCTAATTTCCGTTCAGTGGATGAGCAATTTTTCGAGGAGTTAGAAGAATTGTTGATTTTGTCAGACGTTGGTGTGCAAGTAGCTTCGACTCTGACTGAGGAGCTCCGCTATGAAGCCAAGTTACAAAATGCCAAGAAGACAGAGGAACTCCGTCGTGTCATCATTGAAAAATTGGTGGATATTTATGAGAAGGATGGTCAGTTTAGTGAGCAGATCAATTTCCAAGATGATTTGACAGTGATGCTCTTTGTGGGTGTCAACGGCGTTGGGAAGACGACTTCAATTGGTAAGTTGGCCTACAAATACAAGAAGGCTGGCAAGAAAGTCATGCTGGTTGCGGCGGACACCTTCCGTGCGGGGGCGGTAGCCCAGCTGGTCGAGTGGGGGCGCCGTGTCGATGTGCCTGTAGTCACAGGACCTGAAAAATCAGATCCAGCTAGTGTGGTCTTTGACGGTGTCCAACGTGCCATAGCAGAAGGCGTAGATATTCTCATGATTGATACAGCTGGTCGCCTGCAGAATAAAGATAACCTCATGGCAGAGCTGGAAAAAATTGGTCGCATCATCAAACGGACTCTTCCTGATGCACCGCATGAAACCCTCTTAGCCATGGATGCTTCCACTGGTCAAAACGCTCTCAGTCAGGCAAAGGAATTTGCAAAGATAACCCCGTTAACAGGTCTCGTCCTGACCAAGCTAGACGGAACAGCCAAAGGTGGTGTCGTCCTTGCTATCCGTCAGGAGTTGGATATTCCTGTTAAACTGATTGGTTTCGGTGAGAAAATCGATGATATCGGTGAGTTCAAATCTGAAGAGTTCATGCGTGGACTTTTGGAAGGATTGATATAG
- a CDS encoding permease — MFDFNQLPTSVLQAGAIFLSIIIEALPFVLIGALISGFIDVFITPEKVHKLLPQNRVLAILFGTFIGFIFPSCECGIVPIVNRLLEKKVPQYTAIPFLVTAPVINPIVLFATYTAFGNSMLFATYRALGAILVSVVLGIILGFFVKNPILKENNLSHHQHDYSNKTSLQKVGFALIHAIDEFFDTGRYLVFGCLFASLVQVYIPTAVLTTIGHNPLSAILLMMLLAFLLSLCSEADAFIAASLLSSFGFAPVMAFLVIGPMIDVKNLLMMKHYFTGRFIIGFISVITLVILGYSLLLGGVS, encoded by the coding sequence ATGTTTGATTTCAATCAACTTCCTACCTCCGTTCTGCAGGCGGGGGCTATTTTCCTGTCTATTATCATTGAAGCCTTACCCTTTGTATTGATTGGAGCATTGATTTCTGGTTTTATCGATGTGTTTATCACCCCTGAGAAAGTACATAAACTCCTTCCCCAAAACAGGGTTCTCGCCATTCTTTTTGGCACCTTTATTGGTTTTATTTTTCCTTCCTGCGAATGTGGGATTGTTCCAATTGTCAATCGATTATTGGAGAAAAAAGTTCCCCAATATACAGCTATCCCATTCCTAGTTACTGCTCCTGTAATCAATCCCATTGTACTATTTGCAACGTATACTGCATTTGGTAATTCTATGCTTTTTGCCACGTATCGTGCCTTAGGAGCAATCCTTGTTTCAGTCGTACTGGGGATCATTCTAGGTTTCTTTGTAAAAAATCCGATACTGAAAGAAAATAATTTAAGCCATCACCAACATGATTATTCCAATAAGACAAGCTTGCAAAAAGTCGGTTTTGCACTTATTCATGCTATTGATGAATTTTTTGATACGGGTCGCTATCTGGTTTTCGGTTGCCTTTTTGCTAGTTTGGTTCAGGTTTATATTCCAACTGCTGTCCTGACGACTATTGGTCACAATCCATTATCTGCCATTCTGCTGATGATGTTATTGGCGTTTCTTCTTTCACTTTGCTCAGAGGCAGATGCCTTCATCGCTGCATCTCTTTTATCAAGTTTTGGCTTTGCTCCGGTGATGGCCTTCTTGGTCATCGGACCAATGATTGATGTCAAAAATTTACTCATGATGAAACATTACTTTACAGGTAGATTTATTATTGGATTTATCTCGGTTATAACTCTAGTCATTCTAGGGTATAGTCTCCTACTTGGAGGTGTGTCATGA
- the smc gene encoding chromosome segregation protein SMC — protein MYLKSIEMQGFKSFADKTKVVFDRGVTAVVGPNGSGKSNITESLRWALGESSAKSLRGGKMPDVIFAGTENRNPLNFASVVVTLDNSSGFIVNKNKEIKVERHIYRSGDSEYLIDGQKVRLRDIHDLFMDTGLGRDSFSIISQGRVEAIFNSKPEERRAIFEEAAGVLKYKTRKKETESKLAQAQGNLDRLDDIIYELDNQVKPLEKQAQTAKKFLELDGQRKELYLDVLVAQLSLGKEKLSEKEAELESVKTELTSYYKQRSELEQENQSLKEKRHRLSVQLDREQAVLLDVTKLISDLERKIEVHKLESSQNESSRQEAQARLENLLTRREQLEEQIEQKQGVLEQLENSLSSLKEDIAAVDREISYFSEDPDQVLDYLREQYVALMQEEAEASNRLTKIQQDIANQISLSESKSEDLARLQTEKQTAQEELDKSRKSLEEADHELRQLLERYQTKKSELDQVQATYQSEQGRLFDLLDQLKGKQARQSSLEAILKNHSNFYAGVKAVLQEAPSLGGIIGAVSEQLTFDTRYQTALEIALGGASQNVIVEDEATAKRAIAFLKEKRQGRATFLPLTTIKPRQLSGQQISLLESSDGFLGLASDLVTYQPNLDVIFQNLLGTIAIFDTIDHANKAARATKFQVRMVTMDGAEIRPGGAFAGGSNRNNSTTFIKPELDALLGEIAELSGQLQEQESLVAAKKTSLDQTREALETIKADGEEARLNQQSARIHQEQAENRLAQLSVQYDLQMSQVSPTILTELDEEATKEAANVQALNEKKIALEQQINQVRDNRDSIQESLQKLQTQKGQLTLVQAEATSQLRFEQIDLRRLQEEKATTEKDIAILEDLINQKVVALEDTTIELLEEQLQAASDKQSQTNQILIRLKFELEDIDGQFEDLEERLQQARTKNDDLIRKQAKLEADCEQAGDTLRTLLGNLTDHFKLSFEAAQSQAKAVENLASAEQNLKNLERAIRALGPVNLDAIEQYDEVNNRLTFLNEQRTDILSARDLLLDTIHEMDDEVKERFKVTFEAIRESFKQTFKQMFGGGSADLILTETDILTAGVEISVQPPGKKIQSLNLMSGGEKALSALALLFSIIRVKTIPFVILDEVEAALDEANVKRFGDYLNRFDKESQFIVVTHRKGTMAAADAIYGVTMQESGVSKIVSVKLKDMEKL, from the coding sequence ATGTATCTTAAATCGATTGAAATGCAGGGCTTTAAGTCCTTTGCGGATAAGACCAAAGTCGTCTTTGACCGTGGAGTGACGGCTGTTGTAGGACCAAATGGTTCTGGAAAGTCCAATATCACTGAAAGTCTACGTTGGGCCTTGGGAGAGTCGTCTGCTAAAAGCCTACGTGGAGGCAAGATGCCTGATGTTATCTTTGCAGGAACGGAAAATCGTAATCCACTCAATTTTGCTTCTGTGGTGGTAACCCTAGATAATAGCTCAGGCTTTATTGTAAATAAAAACAAAGAAATTAAAGTCGAGCGCCATATTTATAGATCTGGTGATAGTGAATACTTGATTGATGGGCAAAAGGTTCGTCTGCGAGATATTCATGATCTTTTCATGGATACTGGCTTAGGGAGGGATTCATTTTCTATCATTTCACAAGGGCGGGTTGAAGCAATTTTCAATTCCAAACCTGAGGAACGTCGTGCAATTTTTGAAGAGGCTGCAGGTGTTTTAAAATATAAAACTCGTAAAAAGGAAACAGAAAGTAAGCTGGCTCAGGCTCAAGGCAATTTGGATCGCTTGGACGATATTATCTACGAATTAGATAATCAGGTCAAGCCATTGGAGAAACAGGCACAAACTGCTAAGAAGTTTTTAGAATTAGATGGACAGCGCAAGGAATTATACTTAGATGTTTTGGTGGCTCAGTTGTCGCTTGGTAAGGAAAAGTTGTCGGAAAAAGAAGCCGAACTAGAATCTGTCAAAACTGAATTGACTAGTTACTACAAACAGCGTTCTGAGCTAGAGCAAGAAAACCAGTCTTTAAAAGAGAAGCGCCACCGCTTATCAGTACAATTAGACCGCGAACAGGCAGTTTTACTGGATGTGACCAAGTTAATCAGTGATTTAGAGCGAAAAATTGAGGTCCATAAACTGGAATCTAGTCAAAACGAATCTAGTCGTCAAGAAGCGCAGGCGCGTTTGGAAAACTTGTTGACTAGACGAGAGCAGTTGGAAGAACAAATTGAACAAAAGCAGGGTGTTCTTGAGCAATTAGAGAATTCATTGTCTAGTTTGAAAGAAGATATTGCTGCGGTAGACAGAGAAATTTCCTACTTTTCAGAAGATCCTGATCAGGTTTTAGATTATCTGCGGGAACAGTACGTGGCTCTGATGCAAGAAGAGGCAGAAGCTTCAAACCGTCTGACCAAGATTCAGCAGGATATAGCCAATCAAATCAGTCTTTCTGAGAGTAAATCTGAAGACTTGGCACGCTTGCAGACAGAAAAACAAACAGCTCAAGAAGAACTTGATAAGAGTCGGAAAAGTTTAGAAGAAGCTGATCACGAGTTACGCCAGTTACTTGAGCGCTATCAGACCAAAAAATCAGAATTGGATCAAGTTCAGGCTACTTATCAGTCTGAACAAGGTCGTTTGTTTGATTTGTTGGATCAGTTGAAAGGCAAACAGGCTCGCCAGTCTAGTTTGGAAGCTATTTTGAAAAATCACTCCAATTTTTACGCGGGGGTTAAGGCTGTCTTACAGGAGGCACCAAGCTTAGGAGGAATTATTGGAGCAGTCAGTGAACAATTGACCTTTGACACTCGCTACCAAACGGCTTTGGAAATTGCTCTTGGTGGTGCTAGTCAAAACGTCATTGTTGAAGATGAAGCGACTGCTAAACGAGCTATCGCATTTTTGAAAGAAAAACGGCAGGGACGGGCAACCTTCTTACCTCTGACTACTATCAAGCCACGTCAGCTTTCTGGACAACAAATCTCTTTACTAGAATCTTCCGATGGATTTTTGGGTTTAGCGAGTGATTTGGTGACTTATCAGCCAAATTTAGATGTGATTTTCCAAAATCTGCTAGGCACTATCGCGATTTTTGATACCATTGACCATGCCAATAAGGCAGCGCGGGCAACCAAATTTCAAGTACGTATGGTGACCATGGATGGAGCGGAAATCCGTCCTGGTGGAGCCTTTGCTGGTGGTAGCAATCGAAATAACAGCACGACCTTTATCAAACCCGAACTGGATGCTCTTTTAGGAGAAATAGCAGAGCTGTCTGGCCAGTTGCAGGAGCAAGAAAGCTTGGTTGCAGCTAAGAAAACTAGCTTAGACCAGACCAGAGAAGCCTTGGAAACGATTAAGGCTGATGGGGAAGAAGCTAGATTGAACCAGCAGAGCGCAAGGATTCATCAGGAACAGGCAGAAAATAGACTGGCTCAGCTTTCAGTCCAGTATGACCTGCAAATGAGTCAGGTTAGTCCGACCATTTTGACTGAGCTAGATGAAGAAGCTACTAAGGAAGCAGCAAACGTTCAAGCTTTGAATGAGAAAAAAATTGCCTTGGAACAACAAATCAATCAAGTCCGTGATAATCGTGATAGTATTCAAGAAAGCTTGCAGAAACTACAGACTCAGAAGGGGCAACTAACTTTGGTACAGGCTGAAGCGACCAGTCAACTTCGTTTTGAACAGATAGATCTGAGACGCTTGCAAGAAGAAAAAGCAACTACCGAAAAGGATATTGCTATCCTTGAAGATTTGATCAATCAGAAAGTAGTGGCTCTAGAAGATACGACTATAGAGCTTCTAGAAGAGCAGTTGCAGGCAGCATCTGATAAGCAAAGCCAGACCAATCAGATCCTAATTCGCTTAAAATTTGAATTGGAAGATATTGATGGGCAGTTTGAAGACCTGGAAGAAAGATTGCAACAAGCTCGGACTAAGAATGATGATTTGATTCGTAAGCAGGCTAAGTTAGAGGCGGATTGTGAGCAAGCGGGCGATACATTACGGACTTTACTTGGTAATTTGACCGATCATTTTAAATTAAGTTTTGAAGCTGCCCAGTCTCAGGCCAAGGCAGTTGAAAACCTTGCTAGTGCCGAACAAAATCTTAAGAACTTGGAAAGAGCTATTCGAGCTTTGGGCCCAGTCAATTTGGATGCGATTGAGCAGTATGACGAAGTCAATAATCGTCTAACCTTCCTCAATGAGCAACGGACTGATATTTTGTCAGCGCGTGATCTTCTTCTTGATACCATTCATGAGATGGATGATGAGGTGAAAGAACGCTTTAAAGTCACATTTGAAGCTATTCGTGAAAGTTTCAAGCAAACTTTCAAACAAATGTTTGGCGGTGGTTCAGCTGATTTGATTTTGACAGAGACTGATATTTTGACTGCAGGTGTTGAAATATCTGTTCAGCCTCCGGGTAAGAAAATCCAGTCTCTCAACCTCATGTCCGGTGGCGAAAAGGCACTTTCGGCCCTCGCTCTGCTATTTTCCATTATCCGAGTGAAAACCATCCCGTTTGTGATACTTGACGAGGTGGAGGCAGCCTTGGATGAGGCCAATGTCAAACGCTTCGGAGACTATCTCAATCGCTTTGATAAGGAAAGTCAGTTTATTGTCGTGACACACCGAAAGGGCACAATGGCTGCAGCGGATGCCATTTATGGGGTAACCATGCAGGAATCTGGTGTATCAAAGATTGTATCTGTCAAATTGAAGGATATGGAGAAATTATGA
- a CDS encoding HAD family hydrolase → MIKKIYASDMDGTFLREDHSFDKKSFRRILDQFKEKDYLFVAASGRSLQSLKLVFEEFADEIGFVAENGSIVEYQGQMIFLDEPIRPEVYLPIIAGIDAGPYGSSRSMVLSGLENFYLLKNAEPQFLGAMTNYYAHFQLVDSFEDVQEKIIKINAKFTPDEMDQARLWLNQTFEGVTAMTTGFDNIDIIPNGSNKSVGLNHLCSHFGITGRDVVAFGDNQNDLDMLDFAGLAIASENAREEVKALAHQIIGHCNDGAVLAYLEEEVYGN, encoded by the coding sequence ATGATAAAAAAAATTTATGCCAGTGATATGGATGGTACGTTTTTACGTGAGGATCATAGCTTTGATAAAAAAAGTTTCCGACGGATTCTGGATCAGTTTAAGGAAAAAGACTATTTATTTGTGGCGGCAAGCGGGAGATCTTTGCAGAGTCTAAAGTTAGTTTTTGAAGAATTTGCAGATGAAATTGGGTTTGTTGCTGAAAATGGTTCTATTGTTGAGTATCAAGGTCAGATGATTTTTCTGGATGAACCGATTCGTCCAGAAGTTTACTTGCCTATTATTGCTGGAATTGATGCCGGTCCTTATGGAAGTAGTCGTTCCATGGTATTGTCTGGACTCGAAAACTTTTATTTGTTAAAAAATGCTGAGCCTCAGTTTTTAGGAGCAATGACAAATTATTATGCTCATTTTCAATTGGTGGACTCGTTTGAAGATGTCCAGGAAAAAATAATAAAGATTAATGCCAAATTCACCCCAGATGAGATGGACCAAGCAAGATTGTGGCTCAATCAGACCTTTGAAGGTGTGACAGCCATGACAACAGGTTTTGACAATATTGATATTATTCCTAATGGTTCAAATAAATCAGTTGGATTGAATCATTTGTGCAGTCATTTTGGAATTACAGGACGAGATGTAGTTGCCTTTGGGGATAATCAAAATGATTTGGATATGTTGGACTTTGCCGGTCTTGCCATTGCATCAGAAAATGCAAGAGAAGAAGTGAAGGCTCTAGCTCATCAGATTATTGGTCATTGCAATGATGGAGCTGTACTGGCTTATTTAGAGGAGGAAGTATATGGCAATTAA